In a single window of the Actinomycetota bacterium genome:
- a CDS encoding beta-ketoacyl synthase N-terminal-like domain-containing protein — translation MNAPVAIIGMSGVFPLAPDLDAFHRNLLEGVDAVRTIPTERLWFSTLPDVEYPPAACLDRIDLFDPRAFGLSLREAELMDPHQRMTMQLVCKAI, via the coding sequence GTGAACGCACCCGTCGCGATCATCGGGATGAGCGGGGTCTTCCCGCTCGCCCCCGACCTCGACGCGTTCCACCGCAACCTGCTCGAGGGCGTGGACGCGGTCCGCACGATCCCGACGGAGCGGCTGTGGTTCTCGACGCTTCCGGACGTGGAGTACCCGCCGGCGGCGTGTCTGGACCGCATCGACCTGTTCGACCCCCGGGCGTTCGGGCTGTCGCTGCGGGAGGCCGAGCTGATGGACCCGCACCAGCGCATGACCATGCAGCTGGTGTGCAAGGCGATC